A genomic stretch from Tamandua tetradactyla isolate mTamTet1 chromosome 15, mTamTet1.pri, whole genome shotgun sequence includes:
- the TKT gene encoding transketolase isoform X1, whose translation MEAYHKPDQQKLQALKDTANRLRISSIKATTAAGSGHPTSCCSAAEIMAVLFFHTMRYKPQDPRNPHNDRFVLSKGHAAPILYAVWAEAGFLPEAELLNLRKISSDLDGHPVPKQAFTDVATGSLGQGLGAACGMAYTGKYFDKASYRVYCMLGDGELSEGSVWEAMAFASIYKLDNLVAVLDINRLGQSDPAPLQHQVEAYQRRCEAFGWHTIIVDGHSVEELCKAFGQAKHLPTAIIAKTFKGRGITGVEDKESWHGKPLPKNMADQVIEEIYSQIQNKKKILVTPPQEDAPMVDISNIRMPTPPSYKVGDKIATRKAYGQALAKLGHASDRIIALDGDTKNSTFSDLFRKEHPDRFIECYIAEQNMVSIAVGCATRHRTVPFCSTFAAFYTRAFDQIRMAAISESNINVCGSHCGVSIGEDGPSQMALEDLAMFRSLPMSTIFYPSDGVSTEKAVELAANTKGICFIRTSRPENTILYNNNEDFQIGHAKVVLKSKDDQVTVIGAGVTLHEAVAAADLLKKDKINIRILDPFTIKPLDRKLILDSARATKGRILTVEDHYPEGGIGEAVAAAVVGEPGVTVTRLAVSQVPRSGKPAELLKMFGIDRDAIAEAVRGLVSKA comes from the exons ATGGAGGCCTACCACAAGCCCGACCAGCAGAAGCTGCAGGCCCTGAAGGACACGGCCAACCGCCTGCGCATCAGCTCCATCAAGGCCACCACCGCGGCGGGCTCCGG CCACCCCACGTCCTGCTGCAGCGCCGCGGAGATCATGGCTGTGCTCTTTTTCCACACCATGCGCTACAAGCCGCAGGATCCCCGGAACCCTCACAACGACCGCTTCGTGCTCTCCAAG GGCCACGCTGCTCCCATCCTGTACGCGGTCTGGGCTGAAGCCGGCTTCCTGCCCGAGGCGGAGCTGCTGAACTTAAGGAAAATCAGCTCTGACTTGGACGGGCACCCAGTCCCG AAACAAGCTTTCACGGATGTGGCCACTGGCTCCCTGGGCCAGGGCCTAGGGGCCGCCTGTGGGATGGCCTACACGGGCAAATACTTCGACAAAGCCAG CTACCGCGTCTATTGCATGCTGGGAGACGGGGAGCTGTCAGAGGGCTCTGTGTGGGAGGCCATGGCCTTCGCCAGCATCTACAAGCTGGACAACCTTGTCGCCGTTCTGGACATCAACCGCCTGGGCCAGAGCGACCCGGCCCCGCTGCAGCACCAGGTGGAAGCCTACCAGCGGCGCTGCGAGGCCTTCGG CTGGCACACCATCATCGTGGACGGACACAGCGTGGAGGAGCTGTGCAAGGCCTTTGGCCAGGCCAAGCACCTGCCAACAGCCATCATTGCCAAGACCTTCAAGGGCCGAGGGATCACGG GGGTAGAAGATAAGGAGTCTTGGCACGGGAAGCCCTTACCTAAAAACATGGCTGATCAGGTTATTGAGGAAATCTACAGCCAGATCCAGAACAAGAAGAAGATCCTGGTGACTCCCCCGCAGGAGGACGCCCCCATGGTGGACATCTCCAATATCCGCATGCCCACCCCGCCCAGCTACAAAGTTGGGGACAAG ATCGCCACCCGCAAGGCCTATGGGCAGGCCCTGGCCAAACTGGGCCACGCCAGCGATCGCATCATCGCCCTGGATGGAGACACGAAGAATTCCACTTTCTCAGATCTCTTCAGAAAGGAGCACCCAGACCGCTTCATCGAATGCTACATCGCTGAGCAGAACATG GTGAGCATCGCTGTGGGCTGCGCCACGCGCCACCGCACAGTGCCCTTCTGCAGCACCTTTGCAGCCTTCTATACGCGCGCCTTCGACCAGATCCGCATGGCCGCCATCTCCGAGAGCAACATCAATGTCTGTGGCTCCCACTGCGGCGTGTCCATCG GGGAAGATGGGCCCTCCCAGATGGCCCTGGAGGATCTGGCCATGTTTCGGTCACTCCCCATGTCGACCATCTTTTACCCGAGCGATGGCGTCTCTACGGAGAAGGCGGTGGAACTAGCAGCCAACACAAAG GGCATCTGCTTCATCCGGACCAGCCGCCCGGAAAACACCATACTCTATAACAACAACGAGGATTTCCAAATTGGGCACGCCAAG GTGGTCCTGAAGAGCAAGGACGACCAGGTGACCGTGATAGGGGCTGGGGTGACCCTGCATGAAGCCGTGGCCGCTGCTGACCTGTTGAAGAAAG ACAAGATCAACATTCGCATATTGGACCCCTTCACCATTAAGCCCTTGGACAGAAAACTCATTCTTGACAGCGCCCGTGCCACCAAGGGTCGGATCCTGACGGTTGAAGACCACTATCCTGAAG GCGGCATAGGTGAGGCAGTGGCGGCTGCAGTGGTGGGTGAGCCTGGTGTCACTGTCACCCGCCTGGCCGTCAGCCAGGTTCCGAGGAGTGGGAAGCCGGCGGAGCTGCTGAAGATGTTTGGCATTGACAGAGATGCCATCGCAGAAGCTGTGAGGGGCCTTGTCAGCAAGGCCTAG
- the TKT gene encoding transketolase isoform X2 yields the protein MAVLFFHTMRYKPQDPRNPHNDRFVLSKGHAAPILYAVWAEAGFLPEAELLNLRKISSDLDGHPVPKQAFTDVATGSLGQGLGAACGMAYTGKYFDKASYRVYCMLGDGELSEGSVWEAMAFASIYKLDNLVAVLDINRLGQSDPAPLQHQVEAYQRRCEAFGWHTIIVDGHSVEELCKAFGQAKHLPTAIIAKTFKGRGITGVEDKESWHGKPLPKNMADQVIEEIYSQIQNKKKILVTPPQEDAPMVDISNIRMPTPPSYKVGDKIATRKAYGQALAKLGHASDRIIALDGDTKNSTFSDLFRKEHPDRFIECYIAEQNMVSIAVGCATRHRTVPFCSTFAAFYTRAFDQIRMAAISESNINVCGSHCGVSIGEDGPSQMALEDLAMFRSLPMSTIFYPSDGVSTEKAVELAANTKGICFIRTSRPENTILYNNNEDFQIGHAKVVLKSKDDQVTVIGAGVTLHEAVAAADLLKKDKINIRILDPFTIKPLDRKLILDSARATKGRILTVEDHYPEGGIGEAVAAAVVGEPGVTVTRLAVSQVPRSGKPAELLKMFGIDRDAIAEAVRGLVSKA from the exons ATGGCTGTGCTCTTTTTCCACACCATGCGCTACAAGCCGCAGGATCCCCGGAACCCTCACAACGACCGCTTCGTGCTCTCCAAG GGCCACGCTGCTCCCATCCTGTACGCGGTCTGGGCTGAAGCCGGCTTCCTGCCCGAGGCGGAGCTGCTGAACTTAAGGAAAATCAGCTCTGACTTGGACGGGCACCCAGTCCCG AAACAAGCTTTCACGGATGTGGCCACTGGCTCCCTGGGCCAGGGCCTAGGGGCCGCCTGTGGGATGGCCTACACGGGCAAATACTTCGACAAAGCCAG CTACCGCGTCTATTGCATGCTGGGAGACGGGGAGCTGTCAGAGGGCTCTGTGTGGGAGGCCATGGCCTTCGCCAGCATCTACAAGCTGGACAACCTTGTCGCCGTTCTGGACATCAACCGCCTGGGCCAGAGCGACCCGGCCCCGCTGCAGCACCAGGTGGAAGCCTACCAGCGGCGCTGCGAGGCCTTCGG CTGGCACACCATCATCGTGGACGGACACAGCGTGGAGGAGCTGTGCAAGGCCTTTGGCCAGGCCAAGCACCTGCCAACAGCCATCATTGCCAAGACCTTCAAGGGCCGAGGGATCACGG GGGTAGAAGATAAGGAGTCTTGGCACGGGAAGCCCTTACCTAAAAACATGGCTGATCAGGTTATTGAGGAAATCTACAGCCAGATCCAGAACAAGAAGAAGATCCTGGTGACTCCCCCGCAGGAGGACGCCCCCATGGTGGACATCTCCAATATCCGCATGCCCACCCCGCCCAGCTACAAAGTTGGGGACAAG ATCGCCACCCGCAAGGCCTATGGGCAGGCCCTGGCCAAACTGGGCCACGCCAGCGATCGCATCATCGCCCTGGATGGAGACACGAAGAATTCCACTTTCTCAGATCTCTTCAGAAAGGAGCACCCAGACCGCTTCATCGAATGCTACATCGCTGAGCAGAACATG GTGAGCATCGCTGTGGGCTGCGCCACGCGCCACCGCACAGTGCCCTTCTGCAGCACCTTTGCAGCCTTCTATACGCGCGCCTTCGACCAGATCCGCATGGCCGCCATCTCCGAGAGCAACATCAATGTCTGTGGCTCCCACTGCGGCGTGTCCATCG GGGAAGATGGGCCCTCCCAGATGGCCCTGGAGGATCTGGCCATGTTTCGGTCACTCCCCATGTCGACCATCTTTTACCCGAGCGATGGCGTCTCTACGGAGAAGGCGGTGGAACTAGCAGCCAACACAAAG GGCATCTGCTTCATCCGGACCAGCCGCCCGGAAAACACCATACTCTATAACAACAACGAGGATTTCCAAATTGGGCACGCCAAG GTGGTCCTGAAGAGCAAGGACGACCAGGTGACCGTGATAGGGGCTGGGGTGACCCTGCATGAAGCCGTGGCCGCTGCTGACCTGTTGAAGAAAG ACAAGATCAACATTCGCATATTGGACCCCTTCACCATTAAGCCCTTGGACAGAAAACTCATTCTTGACAGCGCCCGTGCCACCAAGGGTCGGATCCTGACGGTTGAAGACCACTATCCTGAAG GCGGCATAGGTGAGGCAGTGGCGGCTGCAGTGGTGGGTGAGCCTGGTGTCACTGTCACCCGCCTGGCCGTCAGCCAGGTTCCGAGGAGTGGGAAGCCGGCGGAGCTGCTGAAGATGTTTGGCATTGACAGAGATGCCATCGCAGAAGCTGTGAGGGGCCTTGTCAGCAAGGCCTAG